The genomic region CCCTGCTGCTGATGGCCTGCGCCAGTCACCCGCCGCCCACCGCGGCGGCGACATCGACACAGGCCGACCGCCCTCCGTCCCTGCCCGCCCCCGGTCGTCCGGTCTCCCGTCCCACCGGCATCTCGTTCCTGCCGACCTCGGTTTCGCAGGGCGCACTGGTGATCGGGCTGGCCGATCCCGCTGCCCGGGTCGAGTACGACGGCCGCGTGTTGCGGGTCTCGCCGGAAGGCCGCTTCGTGCTCGGCGTTGGCCGCGACGCCAGCGGCGTGCTGGAAGTCCGGATCACTCAGCCCGACGGGCAATCCCTGGTCCACCGGATCGCGGTGACCCCGCGCGACTGGCCGGTCGAGCGCGTCAGCGGCGTGCCGCCGAAGACCGTCGATCCGCCCAAGGCCATCGCTGAACGCATCGCCCGCGAGCAGGCCCGGGTCACCGCCGCACGCACCCGCGATGATGCCCGTACCGATTTCACCCAGACTTTCATCTGGCCGGTGCAGGGACGGATCAGCGGCCGCTTCGGCAACCAGCGTGTCTACAACGGGAAACCCGGCTCGGCGCACTCGGGCATGGACATTGCCGCCGCCAACGGCACCCCGGTCAAGGCCCCGGCCGCAGGCATCGTCACCTTCGCCGACGCGGACCTGTACCTGACCGGCGGTACCGTCCTGCTTGACCACGGCCACGGCGTCAGCTCGAACTTCCTGCACCTGTCGCGGCTGGACGTGAGGGTCGGCGATCGCATCGAGCAGGGCCAGGTGATCGGCGCAGTCGGCGCCACCGGCCGTGCGACGGGGCCACATCTGCATTGGGGGATGAACTGGTTCGGCACCCGCGTCGACCCGCTGCTGGTGCTGGGCGACGCTCCCTAGACCGACGCATGGCACCCGAAGTGCCCACCTTGCTGGCAACCCCGCCCGCAGGAGCGGCCTTGGCCGCGATCGTAAATCAGTCGTGCCGGGGGCCGCTGCCGCTGACCTTGGCCACCGCGTCGTGCGGATGCAGGCTCTCGAAGTGGGCGACCTCGGCCTCGTAGCGTTCCACGTGCGGGTCGTTGCCCAGCACCGCGGCGACACGACGGGCCGCGTCCTCGCAGAACATCAGGTTGGCGGCGTTGAGCGCGGCGAAGGCCTGCTCGTCTTCACGCTTGACCGCGGTCTGCACCGGCGTGCCGAGACGCTGCTCGAGCGCGTCGATCAGAGCCGCCAGCGGCAACTCCTCGAACTGCGGACGCAGTTGCAGGCGCACGCTGGCGCGGCTGCGCTGGGCGTGCGGGGTCGCGGCCAGGCCGCGTTCGGAGGCCAGCCAGTCGCCGACCACGGCGGTGGAGATCGGCCGGGCGTCGGCGAAGTCGGCGGAAAAGCGTTCGGCGTTGAGTTGCCGCGACAGCGCTGCCGAGGCCGGACAGGTGCTTGAATATTCCACCATGAACGCCAGCGACAGGCGCAGGTGGCCGTCGACCAGCAGGGCCTCGATCTCGATCGGGTAGCGCTTCCAGCCGGCATTGCCACTGGCCAGCGCCGGCCGCAGCAGCATCTGGTCGTAGCGCAACACCAGCCGCGCGGCCGACGACAGGCCATCCTGCGAGTCGACCAGCGACTGCAGCACGCGGCGCAGGCCGGCCGGGGTCACCGCCTCGCTGGCAAAGGCGTCCTGAAGGCGCAGGTACAGGCGCGACATGTGGATGCCGCGCGCATCGGCGTCATCGAGGCTGACCGCGACATCGACCGAAGCCGCCACTTGCACCGGCTCGCCACCGGGGGTGGCGATGCGCAACGGCAGGGCGATGTGCGACATGCCGACCCATTCCAGCGCTCGCGCCTCGGCGGCGGCATCGAAGGCCACGTCGGGGAGCTGGCGGGAGGAGCTGGACTGGGGATTCACGGCAAGGCCTTGCGATTTCGGGGAGGAAGTGCTGTTCACCCGGGCCGAGATGGGGGCACCGCCCCGGGATGCAACAACGGGGCCATTCTAGCGGTCTCCCGCCAGCCGCTCCGCAACGCAGGCGGAACGGTCAGTTGCGGGCCGCCCGCCAGGCCTTCGCCAATACGGCCCAGGGTTTCAGTGCCCGGCCCGGCTCGGCCAGCCCCAATCGGGCCCTAGCCAACGCGGTCCAGAGCCGGCGTGGCAGGGTCGCGGCCGGTGCCATCGGCCAGCGCTGGCGCAACTGCCCGGCCCAGATCGCCGTCGGCTCGCCCTCCCCGGCCCGGGCGAATATCGCCAGCGGCACGTGGCCGTCGCCTTCGTGGAAAAAGCGCGCCTGCAGCAGGCAGGCGGCGATCGCGTCGCGCGAGGCCCGCACGGCCCCCGGCGCGGGGTCCTGCGCCCTGTCCAGCCCGGCGCCGAACAACCGCAACTCCACTTCTGCCGCAGCCGTGGCGAATGGCTCAAGCAATGCAAAGGCCTCGGCATGGTCGCCCGGCCGTTCGCGACTGGCCTGCAGCGCCGGCAAGGCTGCCGCCAGCGTGTCCCAGCCTGCCGGCAACCGTTGCAGGTCGATCCCGAGCGGATGCCGGCGCGCACCGCGCGACCAGCCACCCAGCTCTTCGGCCCACCAGGCCAACTTCGCCTCGCCGGGACGCGGATCGCGACCGCCCCAGGCGGCGTCGCCCAGTTCCTGCAACAACGCAGCCCAGGCCAGAACGGTCGCGCGCTGGCCCGCGGGCACGAAGACCTCGGCCAGGCTCCACTCCGGCCAGCGCTGCCGCCATTTGGCGATAAAGCTGTCCAGCGCATCCTGGTTGGAAGCGGTCTCGATATTCATCGCTGCGGCCAACGCCCGCGATCGGCCAGTTCAACCGGCTGCTCGATCAACGTATCGCCGCCCCAGTCCCGGGGTCGGTCGTCCGGCAGGCGGTAGCCCCACAACGCAACCACCGAGCGCATGCCAGCCGCGTGCGCGGCGACGATGTCGCGCTCGTCGTCACCGACGTAGACACAATCGGCCGGATCGACTCCGATCGCCTTGGCCGCATGCAGCAGCGGCAACGGGTGCGGCTTGCGCTCGGGCAATGTGTCGCCGCCAACCAATACCGCGCAGCGCTCCGCCCAGCCGAGATGCGGCAGCAATTCGCGGGCCAGATGCTCGGGTTTGTTGGTGACGATGCCCCAGACCGTGCCGGCCGCTTCAAGCGCGCCGAGCATGGCCTCGACGCCGTCGAACACGCCTCCATGACGGCCGATCTCGCGCTGGTAGTGGTCGAGGAAGGCCGGCACCCGGGAGAGGCGTTCGTCCTCGGCCAGGTCGGGGAACGCCGCCTGCAGCATCGCCCGTGCGCCGCGCGAGACATGCGGACGGAATCCAGCCAAGGTCATCGGCGCGCGGCCGTCTGCTTCAAGCATCGCGTTGGCCGCGGCGAGCAGGTCGTGGACGCTGTCGGCGAGGGTGCCGTCGAGGTCGAAAAGGGCGGCCTTGGGGAAGACTGGAGACATTGGAAGGCGGTTCTGAGATGACTACATCGCCGGCTTCAGTGCGCAAGCCAGGTAGTTGATATCGGTACGTTCGATCACCCGCGCGGCATTGCGCCAGGGTTCGTACATCAGGCCGCTGACGTCCTCCAGCTGCAGACCGG from Lysobacter alkalisoli harbors:
- a CDS encoding M23 family metallopeptidase, giving the protein MACASHPPPTAAATSTQADRPPSLPAPGRPVSRPTGISFLPTSVSQGALVIGLADPAARVEYDGRVLRVSPEGRFVLGVGRDASGVLEVRITQPDGQSLVHRIAVTPRDWPVERVSGVPPKTVDPPKAIAERIAREQARVTAARTRDDARTDFTQTFIWPVQGRISGRFGNQRVYNGKPGSAHSGMDIAAANGTPVKAPAAGIVTFADADLYLTGGTVLLDHGHGVSSNFLHLSRLDVRVGDRIEQGQVIGAVGATGRATGPHLHWGMNWFGTRVDPLLVLGDAP
- the folE2 gene encoding GTP cyclohydrolase FolE2; translated protein: MNPQSSSSRQLPDVAFDAAAEARALEWVGMSHIALPLRIATPGGEPVQVAASVDVAVSLDDADARGIHMSRLYLRLQDAFASEAVTPAGLRRVLQSLVDSQDGLSSAARLVLRYDQMLLRPALASGNAGWKRYPIEIEALLVDGHLRLSLAFMVEYSSTCPASAALSRQLNAERFSADFADARPISTAVVGDWLASERGLAATPHAQRSRASVRLQLRPQFEELPLAALIDALEQRLGTPVQTAVKREDEQAFAALNAANLMFCEDAARRVAAVLGNDPHVERYEAEVAHFESLHPHDAVAKVSGSGPRHD
- a CDS encoding isoprenoid biosynthesis enzyme family protein; the protein is MNIETASNQDALDSFIAKWRQRWPEWSLAEVFVPAGQRATVLAWAALLQELGDAAWGGRDPRPGEAKLAWWAEELGGWSRGARRHPLGIDLQRLPAGWDTLAAALPALQASRERPGDHAEAFALLEPFATAAAEVELRLFGAGLDRAQDPAPGAVRASRDAIAACLLQARFFHEGDGHVPLAIFARAGEGEPTAIWAGQLRQRWPMAPAATLPRRLWTALARARLGLAEPGRALKPWAVLAKAWRAARN
- the gph gene encoding phosphoglycolate phosphatase (PGP is an essential enzyme in the glycolate salvage pathway in higher organisms (photorespiration in plants). Phosphoglycolate results from the oxidase activity of RubisCO in the Calvin cycle when concentrations of carbon dioxide are low relative to oxygen. This enzyme is a member of the Haloacid Dehalogenase (HAD) superfamily of aspartate-nucleophile hydrolase enzymes (PF00702).): MSPVFPKAALFDLDGTLADSVHDLLAAANAMLEADGRAPMTLAGFRPHVSRGARAMLQAAFPDLAEDERLSRVPAFLDHYQREIGRHGGVFDGVEAMLGALEAAGTVWGIVTNKPEHLARELLPHLGWAERCAVLVGGDTLPERKPHPLPLLHAAKAIGVDPADCVYVGDDERDIVAAHAAGMRSVVALWGYRLPDDRPRDWGGDTLIEQPVELADRGRWPQR